From Chiloscyllium plagiosum isolate BGI_BamShark_2017 chromosome 47, ASM401019v2, whole genome shotgun sequence, the proteins below share one genomic window:
- the LOC122544188 gene encoding mucosal pentraxin-like, translated as MKNFLLLGLVSCIILPGLVHGGLLGKSLVFSTQTDSIYVKLLPNEFSQLSAFTLCLRAASEAKRGYSLLSYATATKDNELLLWHNEDTRLSLYFGSNIFYFALPETDALLRHICVSWESSTGFITFWLNGVRSLQKVGNSGAVVRGGGTFILGQEQDQVEGKFDSKQSFVGELTDVHLWDHVLSANDIKALSQGCHSAGGNIINWDTVLYESRGNVNVEDNHDCSF; from the exons atgaagaatttccttctcctTGGGCTTGTCAGCTGCATTATTCTACCTGGACTGGTCCATGGAG GTTTATTGGGCAAGTCGCTAGTTTTCTCGACTCAAACCGACAGTATTTATGTGAAGTTGCTGCCTAATGAATTCTCCCAGCTCTCGGCGTTCACTCTCTGCCTGAGGGCTGCCTCAGAGGCGAAGCGAGGCTACAGCTTGTTGTCCTATGCCACAGCGACTAAGGACAATGAGTTGCTGCTCTGGCACAATGAGGACACCAGGCTGTCCCTTTACTTTGGCAGCAACATATTCTATTTTGCCCTCCCAGAGACCGATGCTCTGCTGAGACACATCTGCGTGAGCTGGGAGTCCTCAACTGGATTCATCACCTTCTGGCTCAATGGAGTCCGGAGTCTTCAGAAAGTTGGGAACAGCGGTGCGGTGGTCCGAGGTGGGGGCACGTTTATCCTGGGTCAGGAACAGGATCAGGTGGAGGGCAAGTTTGACAGCAAGCAGAGTTTCGTGGGAGAGCTGACAGACGTCCACTTGTGGGACCATGTCCTGTCAGCAAACGACATCAAGGCGCTCAGTCAAGGGTGTCACAGCGCTGGGGGTAACATCATCAACTGGGACACAGTGCTATACGAGAGCAGGGGGAATGTGAATGTGGAGGATAATCACGATTGTAGCTTCTAA